Proteins co-encoded in one Streptomyces roseochromogenus subsp. oscitans DS 12.976 genomic window:
- a CDS encoding ABC transporter ATP-binding protein, producing the protein MAGPMGRLMAGGGPDQRSMDFKGSGKRLVSLFKPERLTIYGLLLCVVVSVTLNVIGPKILGKATDLVFAGIIGRQMPAGVTKQQVLDQMRAHGRGSVADMLQSTDFTPGKGIDFGAVGNVLLLALCTFLVAGLLMAVATRLVNRSVNRTMFRMRGSVQAKLSRLPLSYFDKRQRGEVLSRATNDIDNIGQTLQQSMGQLINSLLTIIGVLAMMFYVSWILALVALVTVPLSYVVATRVGKRSQPHFVQQWRSTGKLNAHVEEMYTGHTLVKVFGRQEESAKQFAEQNEALYEAGFKAQFNSGVMQPLMMFVSNLNYVLVAVVGGLRVASGSLSIGDVQAFIQYSRQFSMPLTQVASMANLVQSGVASAERIFELLDAEEQEADPVPGERPAELRGRVRLEHVSFRYDPEKPLIEDLSLAVEPGHTVAIVGPTGAGKTTLVNLLMRFYDVSGGRITLDGVDIRRMSRDELRAGIGMVLQDTWLFGGTIAENIAYGASREVTRGEIEEAARAAHADRFIRTLPDGYDTVIDDEGTGVSAGEKQLITIARAFLSNPTILVLDEATSSVDTRTEVLIQKAMAKLAAGRTSFVIAHRLSTIRDADTILVMENGSIVEQGAHAELLAAEGAYARLYKAQFAQAVAEVD; encoded by the coding sequence ATGGCCGGGCCCATGGGACGCCTGATGGCCGGGGGCGGCCCCGACCAGCGCTCGATGGACTTCAAGGGGTCGGGCAAACGGCTCGTCTCCCTCTTCAAACCGGAACGGCTCACGATCTACGGCCTGCTGCTGTGCGTGGTCGTCAGCGTGACCCTGAACGTGATCGGCCCGAAGATCCTCGGCAAGGCGACCGACCTGGTCTTCGCCGGCATCATCGGCCGGCAGATGCCGGCCGGGGTCACCAAGCAGCAGGTCCTCGACCAGATGCGGGCCCATGGCAGGGGCTCCGTCGCGGACATGCTGCAGAGCACCGACTTCACGCCCGGCAAGGGCATCGACTTCGGTGCCGTCGGGAACGTCCTGTTGCTCGCGCTCTGTACGTTCCTGGTCGCCGGCCTGCTGATGGCGGTGGCGACCAGGCTGGTCAACCGGTCCGTGAACCGCACGATGTTCCGGATGCGCGGGTCCGTGCAGGCGAAGCTGTCGCGGCTGCCGCTGTCGTACTTCGACAAGCGCCAGCGCGGCGAGGTGCTCTCCCGCGCGACCAACGACATCGACAACATCGGGCAGACCCTCCAGCAGTCGATGGGCCAGCTGATCAACTCGCTGCTGACCATCATCGGCGTGCTCGCGATGATGTTCTACGTCTCCTGGATCCTGGCGCTGGTCGCGCTGGTCACCGTGCCGCTGTCGTACGTCGTGGCCACGCGGGTCGGCAAGCGGTCGCAGCCGCACTTCGTGCAGCAGTGGCGCTCCACCGGCAAGCTGAACGCGCACGTCGAGGAGATGTACACCGGGCACACCCTGGTGAAGGTGTTCGGCCGGCAGGAGGAGTCGGCGAAGCAGTTCGCCGAGCAGAACGAGGCGCTCTACGAGGCCGGGTTCAAGGCGCAGTTCAACAGCGGTGTCATGCAGCCGCTGATGATGTTCGTGTCGAACCTCAACTACGTGCTGGTCGCGGTCGTCGGCGGTCTGCGCGTCGCCTCCGGTTCGCTCTCCATCGGTGACGTGCAGGCCTTCATCCAGTACTCGCGGCAGTTCTCGATGCCGCTGACGCAGGTCGCGTCGATGGCGAACCTGGTGCAGTCCGGTGTCGCCTCGGCCGAGCGGATCTTCGAACTCCTGGACGCGGAGGAGCAGGAGGCGGATCCGGTGCCGGGCGAGCGGCCGGCCGAACTGCGCGGGCGGGTGCGCCTGGAGCATGTGTCCTTCCGGTACGACCCCGAGAAGCCGCTGATCGAGGACCTCTCGCTCGCGGTGGAGCCCGGTCACACGGTGGCGATCGTCGGCCCGACCGGCGCGGGCAAGACCACGCTGGTCAACCTGCTGATGCGGTTCTACGACGTGTCGGGCGGCCGGATCACCCTGGACGGCGTGGACATCCGCAGGATGTCCCGGGACGAACTCCGGGCCGGGATCGGCATGGTGCTGCAGGACACCTGGCTGTTCGGCGGCACGATCGCGGAGAACATCGCGTACGGGGCGTCCAGGGAGGTCACCCGTGGGGAGATCGAGGAGGCAGCGCGGGCCGCGCACGCCGACCGGTTCATCCGCACGCTTCCCGACGGGTACGACACCGTGATCGACGACGAGGGCACGGGGGTCAGCGCGGGTGAGAAGCAGCTCATCACCATCGCGCGGGCGTTCCTGTCCAACCCTACGATCCTGGTGCTGGACGAGGCGACGAGTTCGGTCGACACCCGGACCGAGGTGCTGATCCAGAAGGCGATGGCCAAGCTGGCGGCGGGGCGGACGTCGTTCGTGATCGCGCACCGGCTGTCGACGATCCGGGACGCGGACACGATTCTCGTGATGGAGAACGGGTCGATCGTGGAACAGGGCGCGCACGCCGAGCTGTTGGCCGCGGAGGGTGCGTACGCGCGGCTCTACAAGGCCCAGTTCGCGCAGGCTGTGGCCGAGGTGGACTAG
- a CDS encoding ABC transporter ATP-binding protein: protein MLIRLLRTYLRPYKKPIALLVLLQFLQTCATLYLPTLNAHIIDNGVVKGDTGYILSFGALMIGISLAQVVCNIGAVYYGARTASALGRDVRGAVFDRVQSFSSREVGHFGAPSLITRTTNDVQQVQMLALMTFTLMVSAPIMCVGGIVMALGLDVPLSGVLVAVVPVLGISVTLIVRRLRPLFRSMQVRLDTVNRVLREQISGNRVIRAFVRDEYEQGRFGKANADLTEMQLATGRMLALMFPIVMTVVNLSSIAVVWFGAHRIDSGGMAIGDLTAFLAYLMQIVMSVMMATFMFMMVPRAEVCAERIEEVLGTDSSVVPPAAPVVELRRHGHLEIRAAGFRYPGAEEPVLKAVDLVARPGETTAVIGSTGSGKSTLLGLVPRLFDATEGEVLVDGVDVQEVDPKLLAKTVGLVPQKPYLFAGTVATNLRYGNPDATDEELWHALEVAQAKDFVSKLEGGLDAPIAQGGTNVSGGQRQRLAIARTLVQRPEIYLFDDSFSALDYATDAALRAALGRETSEATVVIVAQRVATIRDADRIIVLDEGRVVGSGRHRELMAGNETYREIVLSQLTEAEAA from the coding sequence GTGCTCATACGACTTCTGCGGACCTATCTCCGTCCCTACAAGAAACCCATAGCCTTGCTGGTGCTGCTGCAGTTCCTGCAGACCTGCGCCACCCTCTACCTGCCCACCCTGAACGCGCACATCATCGACAACGGTGTGGTGAAGGGTGACACGGGTTACATCCTGTCCTTCGGCGCCCTGATGATCGGCATCTCGCTGGCGCAGGTCGTGTGCAACATCGGCGCCGTGTACTACGGCGCGCGGACCGCCTCCGCGCTCGGCCGGGACGTACGCGGTGCCGTCTTCGACCGGGTGCAGTCCTTCTCCTCGCGTGAGGTGGGTCACTTCGGGGCGCCCTCGCTCATCACCCGTACGACGAACGACGTACAGCAGGTCCAGATGCTGGCCCTGATGACGTTCACGCTGATGGTGTCGGCGCCCATCATGTGCGTGGGCGGCATCGTGATGGCGCTCGGCTTGGACGTGCCGCTGTCCGGTGTGCTGGTCGCGGTCGTGCCGGTGCTCGGTATCTCCGTGACGCTGATCGTGCGCCGGCTGCGGCCGCTGTTCCGGTCGATGCAGGTGCGCCTCGACACCGTGAACCGGGTGCTGCGCGAGCAGATCAGCGGCAACCGGGTGATCCGCGCCTTCGTCCGCGATGAGTACGAGCAGGGCCGGTTCGGGAAGGCCAACGCCGATCTGACCGAGATGCAGCTGGCCACCGGCCGGATGCTCGCGCTGATGTTCCCGATCGTCATGACGGTGGTGAACCTGTCGTCGATCGCGGTGGTGTGGTTCGGCGCGCACCGCATCGACAGCGGCGGGATGGCGATCGGCGACCTGACCGCGTTCCTCGCCTATCTGATGCAGATCGTCATGTCCGTGATGATGGCCACCTTCATGTTCATGATGGTGCCGCGCGCGGAGGTGTGTGCCGAGCGCATCGAGGAGGTCCTCGGGACCGATTCCAGCGTGGTGCCGCCGGCGGCGCCGGTCGTCGAGCTGCGCCGGCACGGTCATCTGGAGATCCGGGCCGCCGGCTTCCGCTATCCGGGTGCCGAGGAGCCGGTGCTGAAGGCCGTCGACCTGGTGGCCCGGCCGGGTGAGACGACCGCCGTGATCGGCTCCACCGGCAGCGGCAAGTCGACGCTGCTCGGGCTGGTCCCGCGGCTGTTCGACGCCACCGAGGGCGAGGTCCTGGTCGACGGCGTGGACGTCCAGGAAGTCGACCCGAAGCTGCTGGCGAAGACGGTCGGACTGGTGCCGCAGAAGCCGTATCTCTTCGCGGGCACCGTCGCCACCAACCTGCGCTACGGCAACCCGGACGCCACCGACGAGGAGCTGTGGCACGCGCTGGAGGTGGCGCAGGCCAAGGACTTCGTGAGCAAGCTGGAGGGCGGCCTGGACGCGCCGATCGCGCAGGGCGGTACGAACGTCTCGGGCGGCCAGCGCCAGCGGCTGGCCATCGCCCGCACCCTGGTGCAGCGCCCGGAGATTTACCTCTTCGACGACTCCTTCTCCGCGCTCGACTACGCCACCGACGCGGCGCTGCGCGCGGCACTCGGCCGGGAGACCTCCGAGGCGACCGTCGTCATCGTCGCCCAGCGCGTGGCGACCATCCGGGACGCCGACCGGATCATCGTGCTGGACGAGGGCCGGGTCGTCGGCTCCGGCCGGCACCGGGAGCTGATGGCGGGCAACGAGACCTACCGGGAGATCGTGCTCTCCCAGCTGACGGAAGCGGAGGCTGCCTGA
- a CDS encoding tyrosine-type recombinase/integrase, with product MPLKPLCVRLRDPCKKCGDFFLRWIKAKKSLARTTRHGYEEHIHNYLIPHLGHIKRCNLKVRHLDLMYDAIEKENAERVLHRLRVDQLQKDRDAAHQAWVRAAGKKEERRAARRTFLDANAALREGKRGLRKVTSAATMHRINDTLSSALSWGIKRESAFAKNWAQLVELPPVTRPKPLVWTPERIEHWKRTGEKPGPVMVWTPQLTGEFLDFVKDDWLYELWHSFIFLRPRRGEMAALPWTEVSTDALWLRISQQIVEVVYKLYGETPKADSVRTLPLSLESGDNLVNFRTKQEQKRQEWKDAYDETGRVWTHENGEALHPDWISRRFSRLVELSGLPPVRLHDLRHLAATLSLLAGTDIKVVQEKLGHSSRQITSDTYTSVLPEMMRAEAESVMAVVPREIPFKVRTPMEIPAEAWQGDVAVFFAHGARQSADTWAVGAQPHPDADLLGMITMAGRGQDDAANAAVKWIRDHCAANDLELVRVENFNDRYPEEQRSAFSLTRFTIARSKSPALDAWSLPTGLPSAAIRTARRGPSRRRKARESTSVH from the coding sequence TTGCCGCTCAAGCCCCTATGCGTTCGCCTTCGCGACCCTTGTAAGAAGTGCGGCGACTTCTTCCTCCGGTGGATCAAGGCAAAGAAGTCACTGGCCCGCACGACCCGCCATGGCTACGAAGAGCACATTCACAACTACCTCATCCCTCACCTGGGGCACATCAAGCGGTGCAACCTCAAGGTCCGGCACCTCGACCTCATGTACGACGCCATCGAGAAGGAGAACGCCGAGAGAGTTCTCCACCGCCTCCGCGTCGATCAGCTCCAGAAGGACCGCGACGCCGCGCACCAGGCCTGGGTGAGGGCAGCCGGGAAGAAGGAGGAGCGCCGCGCCGCCCGACGAACGTTCCTCGACGCGAACGCGGCACTTCGCGAAGGGAAGAGAGGGCTGCGGAAGGTCACTTCCGCAGCCACCATGCACCGCATCAACGACACGCTGTCCTCCGCCTTGAGTTGGGGTATCAAGCGCGAAAGCGCGTTCGCCAAGAACTGGGCACAGCTGGTCGAGCTGCCGCCGGTCACCCGCCCGAAGCCGCTCGTCTGGACCCCTGAGCGAATCGAGCACTGGAAGCGCACCGGGGAGAAGCCCGGCCCGGTCATGGTCTGGACGCCGCAACTGACCGGCGAGTTCCTGGACTTTGTCAAAGACGACTGGCTCTACGAACTATGGCACTCGTTCATCTTCCTGCGCCCCCGCCGTGGAGAAATGGCTGCGCTGCCCTGGACGGAGGTCAGCACCGATGCGCTCTGGCTGCGGATCTCCCAACAGATCGTGGAAGTCGTCTACAAGCTGTACGGCGAGACGCCGAAGGCCGACAGCGTTCGCACCCTGCCACTGAGCCTGGAGTCCGGCGACAACCTGGTCAACTTCCGTACGAAGCAAGAACAGAAGCGCCAGGAGTGGAAGGACGCCTACGACGAGACCGGCCGCGTGTGGACGCACGAGAACGGTGAGGCGCTCCATCCCGACTGGATATCACGACGCTTCTCCCGTCTCGTGGAGCTGTCCGGCCTTCCGCCAGTCCGCCTCCACGACCTGCGCCACCTCGCTGCCACCCTGTCCCTGCTCGCCGGGACCGACATCAAGGTGGTCCAGGAGAAGCTGGGGCACTCCTCACGCCAGATCACCTCCGACACCTACACCAGCGTGCTGCCCGAGATGATGCGGGCCGAAGCCGAGTCCGTGATGGCCGTCGTCCCCCGCGAAATCCCCTTCAAGGTACGCACCCCCATGGAGATCCCCGCGGAAGCCTGGCAAGGCGACGTGGCCGTCTTCTTCGCCCACGGCGCGCGGCAGTCGGCCGATACCTGGGCCGTCGGAGCGCAGCCTCATCCGGACGCCGATCTCCTCGGCATGATCACGATGGCCGGCCGCGGCCAGGACGATGCCGCCAACGCGGCTGTGAAATGGATACGCGACCACTGCGCCGCGAACGATCTGGAGCTGGTCCGGGTCGAGAACTTCAACGACCGTTACCCGGAGGAGCAGCGGTCCGCGTTCTCGCTCACCCGCTTCACGATCGCCCGCTCCAAGTCTCCAGCCCTGGACGCCTGGTCGCTACCGACCGGCTTGCCTTCCGCAGCGATCCGGACCGCCCGCCGGGGGCCAAGCAGGCGACGAAAGGCGCGTGAGAGTACTTCGGTCCACTGA
- a CDS encoding xylulokinase, with protein MGIVAGLDSSPDFTRIVVCDADTGAVLRQGYAPHPVETPDGARPSDIDPQAWLLSLGEAAGGGLLEGVQAIGVSAQQNALIPLDAQGNTVRPALVGGDKRAQVAAADLIDALGGREAWAQAVGCVPSAAQPATKLRWLAKNEPENARRTAVLLQAHDWLVWQLLGRPVRRTTDRGGASGTGYWSAATGAYRPDLVELALGHQAMLPEVIGPSDAAGTTPEGLLISAGTGETMAAAFGLGIGLGDAVVSLGASGSVMAVHPEALADQSGMITSLADATGMHLPVVTTLNAVRTLRGTAELLGLPDLESLSELAMKSTPGSHGLVLLPYLEGERTPSLPHTAGTLAGLRRESMKPEHLARAAFEGMLCGLADALDVLRGRGVDVRRIFLLGPAAELPAVQAAAPSLFGAQVVVPQPADYAAIGAARQAAWALGVSQGTLDPRTPPAWQGAAAQVLEPGDELAVGQAVRQQFVAVREQTHPGAFRV; from the coding sequence ATGGGGATAGTCGCCGGGCTGGACAGCTCACCGGACTTCACACGCATCGTGGTCTGCGACGCAGACACCGGTGCCGTACTACGGCAGGGATACGCACCGCATCCGGTCGAGACGCCGGACGGCGCTCGCCCGAGCGACATAGACCCCCAGGCCTGGCTGCTCTCCCTCGGCGAAGCCGCGGGCGGTGGCCTGCTGGAGGGCGTACAGGCCATCGGTGTGTCGGCCCAGCAGAACGCGCTGATCCCCCTGGACGCCCAGGGCAACACCGTCCGCCCGGCGCTGGTCGGCGGCGACAAGCGGGCGCAGGTCGCGGCCGCCGATCTCATCGACGCCCTCGGCGGGCGCGAGGCCTGGGCGCAGGCCGTGGGGTGCGTGCCATCGGCCGCACAGCCGGCCACCAAGCTGCGCTGGCTCGCGAAGAACGAGCCCGAGAACGCCCGCCGGACGGCCGTACTGCTGCAGGCGCACGACTGGCTGGTCTGGCAGCTGCTCGGGCGGCCGGTGCGCCGGACCACTGATCGCGGGGGTGCCTCCGGAACCGGGTACTGGTCGGCCGCCACCGGTGCCTACCGGCCCGACCTGGTCGAGCTGGCACTCGGCCATCAGGCGATGCTGCCGGAGGTGATCGGCCCGTCGGACGCGGCCGGTACGACCCCGGAGGGGCTGCTCATCTCCGCGGGGACCGGGGAGACCATGGCGGCCGCGTTCGGGCTCGGGATCGGGCTGGGGGACGCCGTCGTATCGCTCGGGGCCTCCGGGTCCGTGATGGCCGTCCATCCCGAGGCGCTCGCCGACCAGTCCGGGATGATCACCTCCCTCGCCGACGCCACCGGCATGCACCTGCCGGTCGTCACCACCCTGAACGCCGTGCGCACCCTGCGCGGCACCGCCGAACTGCTCGGGCTGCCGGATCTGGAGAGCCTGTCCGAGCTGGCGATGAAGTCCACGCCGGGCTCCCATGGACTCGTCCTGCTCCCCTATCTGGAGGGTGAGCGGACCCCGAGTCTGCCGCACACCGCCGGGACGCTCGCCGGGCTCCGGCGGGAGTCGATGAAACCGGAGCATCTGGCGCGAGCCGCGTTCGAGGGCATGCTGTGCGGGCTCGCCGACGCGCTCGACGTGCTGCGCGGGCGGGGCGTGGACGTGCGGCGGATCTTCCTGCTGGGCCCGGCCGCCGAGCTGCCGGCCGTGCAGGCCGCGGCGCCCTCGCTGTTCGGTGCGCAGGTCGTCGTACCGCAGCCCGCGGACTACGCGGCGATCGGCGCGGCCCGGCAGGCGGCCTGGGCGCTGGGTGTGTCACAGGGCACGCTCGATCCGCGTACCCCGCCGGCCTGGCAGGGGGCCGCGGCACAGGTGCTGGAGCCGGGCGACGAACTGGCCGTGGGCCAGGCGGTGCGGCAGCAGTTCGTGGCGGTGCGGGAGCAGACCCACCCGGGAGCGTTCCGCGTGTGA